From a single Theropithecus gelada isolate Dixy chromosome 10, Tgel_1.0, whole genome shotgun sequence genomic region:
- the SOX10 gene encoding transcription factor SOX-10, with product MAEEQDLSEVELSPVGSEEPRCLSPGSAPSLGPDGGGGGGSGLRASPGPGELGKVKKEQQDGEADDDKFPVCIREAVSQVLSGYDWTLVPMPVRVNGASKSKPHVKRPMNAFMVWAQAARRKLADQYPHLHNAELSKTLGKLWRLLNESDKRPFIEEAERLRMQHKKDHPDYKYQPRRRKNGKAAQGEAECPGGEAEQGGTAAIQAHYKSAHLDHRHPGEGSPMSDGNPEHPSGQSHGPPTPPTTPKTELQSGKADPKRDGRSMGEGGKPHIDFGNVDIGEISHEVMSNMETFDVAELDQYLPPNGHPGHVGSYSAAGYGLGSALAVASGHSAWISKPPGVALPTVSPPGVDAKAQVKTETAGPQGPPHYTDQPSTSQIAYTSLSLPHYGSAFPSISRPQFDYSDHQPSGPYYGHSSQASGLYSAFSYMGPSQRPLYTAISDPSPSGPQSHSPTHWEQPVYTTLSRP from the exons ATGGCGGAGGAGCAGGACCTATCGGAGGTGGAGCTGAGCCCCGTAGGCTCGGAGGAGCCCCGCTGCCTGTCCCCGGGGAGCGCGCCCTCACTAGGGCccgacggcggcggcggcggcggatcGGGCCTGCGAGCCAGCCCGGGGCCTGGCGAGCTGGGCAAGGTCAAGAAGGAGCAGCAGGACGGCGAGGCGGACGATGACAAGTTCCCCGTGTGCATCCGCGAGGCCGTCAGCCAGGTGCTCAGCGGCTATGACTGGACGCTGGTGCCCATGCCCGTGCGCGTCAACGGCGCCAGCAAGAGCAAGCCGCACGTCAAGCGGCCCATGAACGCCTTCATGGTGTGGGCGCAGGCGGCGCGCAGGAAGCTCGCGGACCAGTACCCGCACCTGCACAACGCCGAGCTCAGCAAGACGCTGGGCAAGCTCTGGAG GCTGCTGAACGAAAGTGACAAGCGCCCCTTCATCGAGGAGGCTGAGCGGCTCCGTATGCAGCACAAGAAGGACCACCCGGACTACAAGTACCAACCCAGGCGGCGGAAGAACGGGAAGGCCGCCCAAGGCGAGGCAGAGTGTCCCGGTGGGGAGGCGGAGCAAGGTGGGACCGCCGCCATCCAGGCCCACTACAAGAGTGCCCACTTGGACCACCGGCACCCAGGAGAGGGCTCCCCCATGTCAGATGGGAACCCCGAGCACCCCTCAG GCCAGAGCCATGGCCCACCCACCCCTCCAACCACCCCAAAGACAGAGCTGCAGTCGGGCAAGGCAGACCCGAAGCGGGACGGGCGCTCCATGGGGGAGGGCGGGAAGCCTCACATCGATTTCGGCAACGTGGACATCGGTGAGATCAGCCACGAGGTAATGTCCAACATGGAGACCTTTGATGTGGCTGAGTTGGACCAGTACCTGCCGCCCAATGGGCACCCAGGCCACGTGGGCAGCTACTCAGCAGCTGGCTATGGGCTGGGCAGCGCCCTGGCTGTGGCCAGTGGACACTCCGCCTGGATCTCCAAGCCACCAGGCGTGGCTCTGCCCACGGTCTCACCACCTGGTGTGGATGCCAAAGCCCAGGTGAAGACAGAGACCGCGGGGCCCCAGGGGCCCCCGCACTACACCGACCAGCCATCCACCTCACAGATCGCCTACACCTCCCTCAGCCTGCCCCACTACGGCTCAGCCTTCCCCTCCATCTCCCGCCCCCAGTTTGACTACTCTGACCATCAGCCCTCAGGACCCTATTACGGCCATTCGAGCCAGGCCTCTGGCCTCTACTCGGCTTTCTCCTATATGGGGCCCTCACAGCGGCCCCTCTACACGGCCATCTCTGACCCCAGCCCCTCAGGGCCCCAGTCCCACAGCCCCACACACTGGGAGCAGCCAGTATATACGACACTGTCCCGACCCTAA
- the POLR2F gene encoding DNA-directed RNA polymerases I, II, and III subunit RPABC2 isoform X4 codes for MSDNEDNFDGDDFDDVEEDEGLDDLENAEEEGQENVEILPSGERPQANQKRITTPYMTKYERARVLGTRALQIAMCAPVMVELEGETDPLLIAMKELNYFQKAFEEAPVQG; via the exons TTTTGATGGTGACGACTTTGATGATGTGGAGGAGGATGAAGGGCTAGATGACTTGGAGAATGCTGAAGAG GAAGGCCAGGAGAATGTCGAGATCCTCCCCTCTGGGGAGCGACCGCAGGCCAACCAGAAGCGAATCACCACACCATATATGACCAAGTACGAGCGAGCCCGTGTGCTGGGCACCCGAGCGCTCCAGATTGC GATGTGTGCCCCTGTGATGGTAGAGCTGGAGGGGGAGACAGATCCTCTGCTCATTGCCATGAAGGAACTCAA CTACTTCCAGAAAGCATTTGAGGAAGCACCAGTACAGGGATAA
- the POLR2F gene encoding DNA-directed RNA polymerases I, II, and III subunit RPABC2 isoform X6, which translates to MVSISCLVIHPPQPPKVLGLQEGQENVEILPSGERPQANQKRITTPYMTKYERARVLGTRALQIAMCAPVMVELEGETDPLLIAMKELKARKIPIIIRRYLPDGSYEDWGVDELIITD; encoded by the exons atggtctcgatctcctg ccttgtgatccacccacctcagcctcccaaagtgctgggattacag GAAGGCCAGGAGAATGTCGAGATCCTCCCCTCTGGGGAGCGACCGCAGGCCAACCAGAAGCGAATCACCACACCATATATGACCAAGTACGAGCGAGCCCGTGTGCTGGGCACCCGAGCGCTCCAGATTGC GATGTGTGCCCCTGTGATGGTAGAGCTGGAGGGGGAGACAGATCCTCTGCTCATTGCCATGAAGGAACTCAA GGCCCGAAAGATCCCCATCATCATTCGCCGTTACCTGCCAGATGGGAGCTATGAAGACTGGGGGGTGGACGAGCTCATCATCACCGACTGA
- the POLR2F gene encoding DNA-directed RNA polymerases I, II, and III subunit RPABC2 isoform X1, whose product MSDNEDNFDGDDFDDVEEDEGLDDLENAEEEGQENVEILPSGERPQANQKRITTPYMTKYERARVLGTRALQIAMCAPVMVELEGETDPLLIAMKELKARKIPIIIRRYLPDGSYEDWGVDELIITD is encoded by the exons TTTTGATGGTGACGACTTTGATGATGTGGAGGAGGATGAAGGGCTAGATGACTTGGAGAATGCTGAAGAG GAAGGCCAGGAGAATGTCGAGATCCTCCCCTCTGGGGAGCGACCGCAGGCCAACCAGAAGCGAATCACCACACCATATATGACCAAGTACGAGCGAGCCCGTGTGCTGGGCACCCGAGCGCTCCAGATTGC GATGTGTGCCCCTGTGATGGTAGAGCTGGAGGGGGAGACAGATCCTCTGCTCATTGCCATGAAGGAACTCAA GGCCCGAAAGATCCCCATCATCATTCGCCGTTACCTGCCAGATGGGAGCTATGAAGACTGGGGGGTGGACGAGCTCATCATCACCGACTGA
- the POLR2F gene encoding DNA-directed RNA polymerases I, II, and III subunit RPABC2 isoform X3, which produces MSDNEDNFDGDDFDDVEEDEGLDDLENAEEEGQENVEILPSGERPQANQKRITTPYMTKYERARVLGTRALQIAMCAPVMVELEGETDPLLIAMKELKSLGTAHQEVGGREKRRQGKGGGH; this is translated from the exons TTTTGATGGTGACGACTTTGATGATGTGGAGGAGGATGAAGGGCTAGATGACTTGGAGAATGCTGAAGAG GAAGGCCAGGAGAATGTCGAGATCCTCCCCTCTGGGGAGCGACCGCAGGCCAACCAGAAGCGAATCACCACACCATATATGACCAAGTACGAGCGAGCCCGTGTGCTGGGCACCCGAGCGCTCCAGATTGC GATGTGTGCCCCTGTGATGGTAGAGCTGGAGGGGGAGACAGATCCTCTGCTCATTGCCATGAAGGAACTCAA ATCATTAGGAACAGCTCACCAGGaggtaggaggaagagagaagaggaggcaggGAAAGGGGGGAGGGCACTGA